The proteins below are encoded in one region of Paraburkholderia aromaticivorans:
- a CDS encoding DUF1488 domain-containing protein: MNAILPRPAYEDSLMQITFSDDKPVFDGANLTVRFMARVDGDPVVCTITAEALEDHFGADSALEATLMSAFDKGRQRIRSVCAEALDQNDGEGVVLHSGLFRVEGMEPDRGTTA; this comes from the coding sequence ATGAACGCGATCCTGCCGCGGCCGGCCTATGAGGATTCCCTTATGCAGATCACTTTTTCCGACGACAAGCCGGTCTTCGACGGAGCGAATCTGACCGTGCGCTTTATGGCGCGGGTGGACGGCGATCCGGTCGTATGCACGATTACCGCCGAGGCGCTCGAGGATCATTTCGGCGCCGATTCCGCCCTGGAAGCCACACTGATGTCGGCCTTCGACAAAGGCCGTCAACGTATCCGTTCGGTTTGCGCGGAAGCACTCGACCAGAACGACGGTGAAGGCGTAGTGTTGCATAGCGGACTGTTCCGAGTGGAAGGCATGGAACCGGATCGCGGCACCACGGCGTAG
- a CDS encoding DNA topoisomerase IB: MAATTTPIQRRPERTDDDSAKQATPAAMPPGLRHADDTKPGITRQREKGGFVYFDVAGKRIDDEDEIKRINALAIPPAYENVWICPDARGHIQATGRDARGRKQYRYHPRWRETRDADKYERMAEFGHALPKIRARVARDLNLPGMPCDKVIAAIVQLLDTTLIRIGSVEYARDNQSYGLTTLRKKHVKIEAGRLRFRFRGKSGIEHDVTVNNPRVKRIVRRCAELPGHDLFQYLDDDGTRRTVGSADINDYLRRASGADFTAKDYRTWAGSVYALAALRRLMCSSAAEARRHIVATVKDVAALLRNTPAVCKRCYIHPAVIRSFEADELQRLAPAESRRGLRVDEVALATLLAQADKRAAKLARQAGATGRKARESAMAESIDDSITSLLKKSRVVRKAMAAKVDAKTGAQAARRAAAPRVAGGRAAGASRAAKQTAP, encoded by the coding sequence ATGGCTGCCACCACCACTCCGATTCAACGCCGCCCTGAGCGCACGGACGACGACAGCGCAAAACAGGCCACGCCTGCCGCCATGCCGCCAGGCTTGCGCCATGCCGACGACACGAAACCCGGCATCACGCGTCAGCGCGAAAAAGGCGGCTTTGTGTATTTCGACGTGGCGGGCAAACGCATCGACGATGAAGACGAAATCAAACGCATCAACGCACTCGCCATTCCGCCGGCGTATGAAAACGTGTGGATCTGCCCGGATGCGCGCGGCCATATCCAGGCGACCGGCCGCGATGCGCGCGGCCGCAAGCAATACCGCTATCACCCGCGCTGGCGTGAAACGCGCGACGCCGACAAATACGAACGAATGGCCGAGTTCGGCCACGCGTTGCCGAAGATCCGCGCCCGTGTCGCGCGCGACCTGAATCTGCCGGGCATGCCGTGCGACAAAGTCATCGCCGCGATCGTGCAGCTGCTTGATACGACGTTGATTCGCATCGGCAGCGTCGAATATGCGCGCGATAACCAGTCGTATGGTTTGACCACGCTGCGCAAGAAGCACGTGAAGATCGAAGCCGGCCGGTTGCGCTTCAGGTTTCGCGGCAAGAGCGGCATCGAACACGACGTGACGGTGAACAATCCGCGCGTCAAGCGTATCGTGCGGCGTTGCGCCGAACTGCCAGGCCACGACCTGTTCCAGTATCTCGACGATGACGGCACGCGCCGCACCGTCGGCTCGGCCGATATCAACGACTATCTGCGCCGCGCGAGCGGTGCGGATTTCACGGCCAAGGACTATCGCACGTGGGCCGGCAGCGTCTATGCCCTGGCCGCGCTGCGCCGCCTGATGTGCAGCAGTGCGGCGGAAGCGCGCCGTCATATCGTCGCGACCGTGAAGGATGTGGCAGCATTACTGCGCAATACGCCGGCCGTATGCAAGCGTTGCTACATTCACCCGGCGGTGATCAGATCGTTCGAAGCGGACGAATTGCAGCGCCTCGCGCCCGCTGAATCGCGCCGCGGGCTGAGAGTGGACGAAGTCGCGTTAGCTACGCTGCTCGCTCAGGCTGACAAACGCGCGGCGAAGCTCGCGCGGCAGGCGGGCGCGACAGGGCGCAAGGCGCGCGAATCGGCGATGGCGGAGAGCATCGACGATTCGATCACGAGTTTGCTGAAGAAGTCGCGCGTGGTGCGCAAAGCGATGGCCGCGAAGGTCGACGCGAAGACTGGTGCGCAAGCTGCACGGCGAGCGGCTGCACCTCGGGTTGCGGGCGGGCGCGCGGCGGGTGCGTCGCGTGCGGCGAAACAGACGGCGCCTTAG
- a CDS encoding PA2169 family four-helix-bundle protein, producing the protein MATNVVSVLNDLVETSKDGEKGFRKAADDAHDAQLKTLFLSRAEDCTRGARELQDVVQGLGGKPETGGSMSGALHRGWVDVKSAVTDRSDHEILAECEKGEDVAKKRYHDALEKELPADVRAIVERQYQGVLQNHDRVRDLRDQYAAAKR; encoded by the coding sequence ATGGCTACGAACGTTGTTTCCGTGCTGAACGATCTGGTCGAGACGTCGAAGGATGGCGAGAAGGGCTTTCGCAAGGCAGCCGATGATGCGCACGACGCGCAGCTGAAAACGCTGTTTCTATCGCGTGCCGAAGACTGCACGCGCGGCGCGCGCGAGTTGCAGGACGTGGTTCAAGGACTGGGTGGCAAGCCCGAAACGGGCGGCAGCATGAGCGGCGCGCTGCATCGCGGCTGGGTCGACGTGAAGTCGGCCGTGACGGATCGCAGCGACCACGAAATTCTGGCCGAATGCGAGAAGGGCGAAGACGTCGCGAAGAAGCGCTATCACGATGCACTCGAAAAGGAGTTGCCGGCGGATGTGCGGGCGATCGTCGAGCGGCAGTATCAAGGCGTGCTGCAGAATCATGACCGCGTGCGTGATCTGCGCGATCAATATGCGGCGGCGAAGCGTTAA
- a CDS encoding BON domain-containing protein: MKTIQLLKTAGSIACVAFALNATNAMAQSSAPSAASETVGQHVDDGAITTKAKADLLAATNVKSTHIHVKTRKGVVWLTGTVPSADDKAAAGEVVEAVKGVSSVKNHLKIAAD, translated from the coding sequence ATGAAGACCATCCAACTTCTGAAGACCGCAGGTAGCATCGCTTGTGTCGCTTTCGCACTGAACGCTACGAACGCCATGGCGCAGAGCAGCGCTCCGTCGGCGGCATCGGAAACCGTCGGCCAGCATGTCGACGACGGCGCCATCACCACTAAGGCCAAGGCGGATCTGCTGGCCGCGACGAACGTCAAGTCGACGCACATCCACGTGAAGACCCGCAAGGGCGTGGTGTGGCTCACGGGTACGGTGCCTTCCGCCGACGACAAGGCTGCGGCCGGGGAAGTCGTAGAGGCCGTGAAGGGTGTGTCGAGCGTGAAGAACCATCTGAAGATCGCCGCCGACTAA
- a CDS encoding DUF4142 domain-containing protein — translation MKFRYSLQAMTVAVSLSAASIGMVYAQASDAPASDAPVSGTKLSPADQQFVQDASQSDATEIAASKVALKNSSDPHVKKFAQQMITDHTKLSHAMAALVSQKGFTSTPSADSALVGKLQTLKGKEFDQAYVEQVGVEAHQRAVDLFQQESTSGTDAQLKAAAQHALPTIKHHLAMAQQLAGAMKGSP, via the coding sequence ATGAAATTCCGGTATTCCCTACAAGCCATGACTGTCGCGGTGAGTTTGAGCGCGGCGTCCATCGGCATGGTCTACGCGCAAGCGAGCGACGCCCCGGCGAGCGATGCGCCGGTCAGCGGCACGAAGCTTTCGCCCGCCGATCAGCAATTCGTGCAGGACGCCTCGCAGTCCGACGCCACCGAAATCGCGGCCAGCAAGGTCGCGCTGAAGAATTCCAGCGATCCGCATGTGAAGAAATTCGCGCAGCAGATGATTACGGATCACACGAAACTGTCGCACGCGATGGCGGCGCTCGTCTCGCAGAAGGGCTTCACCTCGACGCCGTCGGCGGATTCCGCGCTGGTCGGCAAACTCCAGACGCTCAAGGGCAAGGAATTCGATCAGGCCTACGTCGAGCAGGTCGGGGTGGAAGCGCATCAGCGAGCGGTCGATCTGTTCCAGCAGGAAAGCACCAGCGGCACCGATGCGCAACTCAAGGCGGCGGCCCAGCATGCGCTGCCGACCATCAAACATCATCTCGCGATGGCGCAGCAACTCGCCGGCGCAATGAAGGGTTCGCCATGA
- a CDS encoding chemotaxis protein, translating into MSSTLNPDEEPQQVVKQTAGTTGALGPSDSSDSGSDVAGAKRHEFDVDTELDNHALETGDSELGSDTDRAGTGERAAADGDSTLVPNADIEPDRVIDPLANDDDGLDDDPQGL; encoded by the coding sequence ATGAGCAGCACCCTGAATCCTGATGAAGAGCCGCAACAGGTCGTCAAACAAACCGCCGGCACGACCGGCGCGCTCGGCCCAAGCGATTCGTCCGATAGCGGCAGCGACGTCGCCGGTGCGAAGCGTCATGAGTTCGACGTGGATACCGAACTGGACAATCACGCGCTCGAAACCGGCGACAGCGAACTCGGCAGCGATACGGATCGTGCCGGCACAGGCGAGCGCGCCGCTGCCGACGGCGATTCGACACTGGTGCCGAATGCCGATATCGAGCCCGACCGGGTTATCGACCCGCTGGCGAACGACGATGACGGCCTCGACGATGACCCGCAAGGTCTGTAA
- a CDS encoding RNA polymerase factor sigma-54, which produces MPSIELRTRQSLALTPRLQQSVRLLQLSSLEFQQELRTALDTNPFLEYDSSETEDVALATATSGEDGGALPATDTVATAEPDALPAESGANDTLESAGQDDMPGDFSGDYSSRSSTRQNGDSDSSDPAEWARSQPTLREQLHDSLRLYRLDDRDRAVARFIIEALDDDGYLRQELSDLADSVDLEPELTEEELLVALRLVQSLDRPGLGARSLSECLSLQVNALPAETPGRDVARQVVEHHLERLARREQAELQKQIGCSAEELRVACALVRKLDPKPGNSYGRTEDNYVVPDVIVRQVRNKWVVTINPAVQPRARIHRMYAELFAQSAGASRSPLAQQLQEARWLIRNAQQRFDTIQRVAECIVAHQKAFFQYGEIALKPMVLRDVADELGLHESTISRATGNKYMATPRGIFEFKHFFPRELGTESGGTCSAAAVRALLKEMIAAENTRDPLSDVTLAKMLADQGVLVARRTVAKYRHLMKVPPAELRRQL; this is translated from the coding sequence ATGCCTTCCATTGAACTACGCACAAGGCAGTCTCTCGCACTCACGCCGCGTCTTCAGCAATCGGTGCGTCTGTTGCAGTTGTCGTCTCTGGAGTTCCAGCAGGAGTTGCGCACCGCGCTCGACACCAATCCGTTCCTCGAGTACGACTCGTCGGAGACGGAAGACGTGGCGCTAGCAACCGCAACCTCTGGCGAAGACGGCGGCGCGCTGCCCGCCACCGACACGGTCGCCACCGCCGAGCCCGATGCGCTGCCGGCTGAATCCGGCGCCAACGATACACTGGAAAGCGCGGGCCAGGACGACATGCCGGGCGACTTCTCCGGCGACTACAGCAGCCGCAGTTCGACGCGCCAGAACGGCGACTCGGACAGCAGCGACCCGGCCGAATGGGCGCGCTCGCAGCCGACCTTGCGCGAGCAACTGCACGATTCGCTGCGCCTCTATCGACTCGACGACCGTGATCGCGCGGTGGCGCGCTTCATCATCGAGGCGCTCGACGACGACGGCTATCTGCGTCAGGAACTCTCCGATCTCGCGGACAGCGTCGATCTCGAACCCGAACTGACCGAAGAAGAATTGCTGGTGGCGCTGCGTCTCGTTCAGTCGCTCGATCGCCCGGGTCTGGGCGCGCGCTCGTTGTCCGAATGCCTGTCGCTGCAGGTGAATGCCTTGCCCGCTGAGACGCCGGGGCGCGATGTCGCGCGGCAAGTCGTCGAACATCATCTGGAACGGCTCGCGCGCCGCGAGCAGGCCGAACTGCAAAAGCAGATCGGCTGCAGTGCGGAAGAGTTGCGGGTGGCTTGTGCGCTCGTGCGCAAGCTCGACCCGAAACCGGGCAACAGCTACGGCCGCACCGAAGACAACTACGTGGTACCGGACGTGATCGTGCGTCAGGTCCGCAACAAGTGGGTCGTGACGATCAACCCGGCGGTGCAGCCGCGCGCGCGCATCCATCGCATGTATGCGGAACTGTTCGCGCAGTCGGCCGGCGCAAGCCGCTCGCCGCTCGCGCAACAACTGCAGGAAGCACGCTGGCTGATCCGCAATGCCCAGCAGCGCTTCGATACGATTCAGCGCGTGGCCGAGTGCATCGTCGCGCATCAGAAGGCCTTCTTCCAGTACGGCGAAATCGCGCTCAAGCCGATGGTGCTGCGCGATGTCGCCGACGAACTCGGCCTGCACGAATCCACCATCTCGCGGGCCACCGGCAACAAATATATGGCCACGCCGCGCGGTATTTTCGAATTCAAGCATTTCTTCCCGCGCGAACTGGGCACGGAAAGCGGCGGCACCTGTTCGGCCGCGGCGGTGCGCGCGCTACTCAAGGAAATGATCGCCGCGGAAAACACGCGCGATCCGCTTTCGGACGTGACGCTCGCCAAGATGCTCGCCGATCAGGGCGTGCTGGTGGCGCGCCGCACCGTGGCGAAATACCGGCATCTGATGAAGGTGCCGCCGGCGGAGTTGCGCCGCCAGCTTTAA